CGAGCAGCTCGGCATCTACGACCCCTGGTACGGCGACGCGAGCGACTTCGAGGCCACCTGGAGGATGGTCGACGGTGCGGTGGACGGCGTCGTGCGGTTCGTGCGCCACGAGCTCGACGCCGACCGTTCGGACGACTGACGCGCGGTGCTTACCATGAACGGGTGAATCCCTCCCTCTGGCTGGCGCTGCTCGGCGCCCAGACGCTCATCAGCTTCATGCCCGGCGCGGGCGCGGTGAACACGATGAGCAACGCCCTCGCGGTGGGTTTCCGCCGCTCCGTGTGGGGCATCCTCGGGCAGCAGGCGGCCCTGCTGGTGCACATCGGCATCGCCGGTGCGGGGGTCGGTCTCCTCGTCGCGAACTCCCCCCTCGCCTTCCACCTCATCCGGTACACCGGTGCCGCGTACCTCGTGTATCTCGGGGTGCGGAGATTCCTCGCGAAACCGGACCACAGCGAGGTGCGTGCCCTGCAGGGCAGCGAGGGCGCCCTCTCGATGTTCCGCCGCGGCGTGTGGGTGAACCTGCTCAACCCGAAAGCGATCGTGTTCTTCCTCGCGCTCATCCCCCAGTTCATCAGGCCCGAGGAGCCGCTGCTGCGCCAGTACGGCGTGCTGGCCGCCACCGTGGTCGTCGTCGACGTCCTCGTCATGTGGTTCTTCTACGCGGGCACCGCGCGCTCGTTCCGGCG
This genomic interval from Arthrobacter agilis contains the following:
- a CDS encoding LysE family transporter, encoding MNPSLWLALLGAQTLISFMPGAGAVNTMSNALAVGFRRSVWGILGQQAALLVHIGIAGAGVGLLVANSPLAFHLIRYTGAAYLVYLGVRRFLAKPDHSEVRALQGSEGALSMFRRGVWVNLLNPKAIVFFLALIPQFIRPEEPLLRQYGVLAATVVVVDVLVMWFFYAGTARSFRRFTEDERGQTILNRTFGSLFVGVGALLALA